The genomic interval GTTGTGCTCGCGGCGAGTCTTTCCGTTGATGAGTGCGGCCCATCGCCCAGGTTGCTGTGTCCAATACGTCGCTGGGCGAGGCGACCGATCATACGAGGGCGGTCGTGGACAGCATTGTTGCCTGATCAGTCATTCGCGCCGATGTCCGTAAAAAGGAATCCCGCCGGCGTCTTGGTAAAGACGAACATGTCCTGGCCGCAGAAGACGGAGTAATAGTCATTCTTCTCTTGATCGCGATCGTAGACGGCCTTGGCGCGCTGGATACACGCGCGATTTTTTGCCGTGAAGAAGGTCGAATAGGTCTTGGCGCGAAATTGCGCGGCGTCGCGAATTGCGCTGTCGTTCATGAACGGCAATAGTGTCATACCGGCGACGGCGGCGGAATCGTTTGCCTTCAGCGCCGCGCGAAACTTCTCGATGAAGCCGTCGAATTCCTTCTGCAAGGCAGGAGAAGCGACGGCTTGCTTCGGCGCCTGGGCGACGGCTGGCGCAAGGTTCACGAGAGCGGTGGCGAGCATAATTCGCAGCAAAAATCCCACGGGTCGGCTCCGTCCATCCAATCAAGGTCTTCCGACCGATCCAAATCCATGGTGTTCTGTTGCGTCAAGGACTTTCTGGCTCGCCGGCGCAGCGTTAACCCCGCAGAGCATGCGCTGGCATGTCTTGCCGCGCCTGCTTAAGGCAGAAATTGGCCCATCGCGACATATTGCGCTGTCGCACGAACTTGGTCGCTATAGGGGCAAAGCGGACATTGCTTTCGTCGCATCACGCCGCCGGGTTTATGGGTACACGACCTAGTGTCCGATAACGCGAATATATGCGTCAGAAACAAAGTTTGGATTCTTCCGGTGGCCTCATTCGCAGCAAGATGTCTTGCCGTGCTCTTGAACGGGTGGACAACCTACGGCGTGAGCGCAACTCGAAGGGATCACTGATGCAAAGGCGCGCGGCGTCTACAAGGGACGCAAAGCCAGCATTGATCCTGAGAAAATTCGGAAGCTGAAGGCCGAAGGCATGGGTGGTCCATCGGCCGTCGCCATAGCGCTGAAGATTGGCCGCGCGCCGGTCGCGCACTCGAAAGCTAAGGCAGGACAATCCACCAACTGCGGTGTTTTTGACGGTGCGTTGCATGTATTAATGAGCCGTCGCGTCTGCTTGTTGGTCATCATGCAGAGCGTGTTGCGATCCATTGATGCACTTACGACAATTGATGGGCTCAGAATTCCGAGTTAAGTCGCTGCGCAAACACACGAGAGGGTGAAGTGGAAATCAGGCAGGACGATCCGACGGCACCATATGTGGCCTCCTTGTTGGCACATCATTTGGAAGAGTTGCAAAGTGTCATGGGCGAGCATGCGCAAGCGCTCGACGCGAGCGGTCTTTCGGCTGCGACCGTAACGTTCTGGACCGCTTGGCAGGGCCAAGTGCTGCTTGGATTCGGTGCCTTGAAGCAACTCGATGACACGCATGGCGAAGTAAAGTCGATGCGCGCTGCATCCGCTGCGCGGGGCACCGGTGTCGGACGCGCCATTCTCCACCATATCATCACCGAAGCCCGCAAACGTGGATATGCGCATGTCAGCCTGGAGACGGGAACAGCAGCGCTGCATGCGCCTGCC from Bradyrhizobium arachidis carries:
- a CDS encoding GNAT family N-acetyltransferase, with the protein product MEIRQDDPTAPYVASLLAHHLEELQSVMGEHAQALDASGLSAATVTFWTAWQGQVLLGFGALKQLDDTHGEVKSMRAASAARGTGVGRAILHHIITEARKRGYAHVSLETGTAALHAPAISLYRSAGFVSCEPFADYQASPHNQFMRLDLAN